In Stomoxys calcitrans chromosome 2, idStoCalc2.1, whole genome shotgun sequence, the following proteins share a genomic window:
- the LOC106080373 gene encoding bestrophin-4 isoform X7, protein MTVTYTAEVATCRGFGCFLKLLLRWRGSIYKLVWLDLLAFLFLYYLLSLVYRYALNDQQRVTFEIIVQYCYNYSDLIPLSFVLGFYVSIVMTRWWNQYTSIPWPDPIAVFVSANIHGQDERGRMVRRTIMRYVCLCLTMVMTNISPRVKKRFPNLSNFVEAGLLNENEKDIIESMNKGFPRHSKHWLPIVWAASIVTRARKEGRIRDDFAVKTIIDELNKFRGQCGLLISYDTISVPLVYTQVVTLAVYSYFLCSVMGQQWTDNKVVANTNAPNKVDLYFPVFTTLQFFFYMGWLKVAESLINPFGEDDDDFEVNWMVDRNLQVSYLIVDEMHHEHPELLKDQYWDEVFPNELPYTIASERFREEHPEPSTAKIEVSKNAAMPTVMSSVRIDDMADDASGIHFTAGNGKTRPGSSPSLVSLSGTLSRVNTVASALKRFLSRDDSRPGSVTPNDDTQKYKFPGSASSASLAPNANKPAGSMRITDQVIEEVDEQATITSHRGTDHNRPNVRDIFYQGGPDGPGHSEPMDIPSKNKIYMRTQSSGEPHLFPPGGVEALLSTSAPTADSPSMARTVPSSPVGESSKSLHDQLQRDQRERGSRETVEDMEMRSTTDLIAAADANEETDDFEKLKAEREKERHERQKQKLARTISTAPGGTEIVPVVAAAIIPPPQAAAAAPVAPSTQATTAASNAGTPVSTMPPSSSVIDLMSITEPVQNSTTNTNEDEENRE, encoded by the exons GTGGCGTGGTAGTATTTATAAACTAGTATGGTTAGACCTGCTGGCCTTCCTTTTTCTCTATTACCTGCTAAGTTTAGTTTATCGATATGCACTAAATGACCAGCAAAGAGT GACATTCGAAATTATAGTACAGTATTGCTACAATTATAGTGATCTCATCCCATTGTCCTTTGTGTTGGGTTTCTATGTATCCATTGTCATGACAAGATGGTGGAATCAATACACAAGTATACCCTGGCCAGATCCCATTGCGGTGTTTGTCAGTGCCAATATACATGGACAGGATGAGCGAGGTCGTATGGTACGTCGTACCATAATGCGTTATGTTTGCCTTTGCCTAACCATGGTCATGACCAATATATCGCCTCGTGTAAAGAAGCGTTTTCCCAATTTATCGAATTTTGTGGAGGCTGGTCTTTTGAATGAGAACGAAAAGGATATTATCGAAAGCATGAATAAGGGATTCCCGCGGCACTCCAAGCATTGGTTGCCCATTGTGTGGGCCGCAAGTATAGTCACAAGGGCCCGCAAAGAGGGTCGTATACGAGATGATTTTGCTGTGAAGACCATCATAGATGAGTTGAATAAATTTCGTGGTCAGTGTGGTCTGCTGATATCCTATGATACCATAAGTGTTCCTTTGGTTTATACCCAAGTGGTTACCTTGGCGGTATACTCATATTTTTTGTGTTCCGTTATGGGCCAACAATGGACAGACAATAAAGTGGTGGCCAACACCAATGCTCCCAATAAGGTTGATTTATATTTCCCCGTATTTACCACGCTACAATTCTTTTTCTACATGGGATGGCTGAAAGTGGCCGAATCTTTGATAAATCCCTTTGgcgaggatgatgatgattttgag GTAAATTGGATGGTGGATCGTAATTTGCAAGTTTCCTATTTGATTGTTGATGAAATGCATCATGAACATCCGGAATTGCTTAAGGATCAATACTGGGATGAGGTGTTCCCCAATGAACTGCCCTATACCATAGCCTCAGAACGCTTCCGCGAAGAGCATCCCGAACCCTCAACAGCCAAAATTGAAGTCTCCAAGAATGCTGCCATGCCCACAGTTATGTCAAGTGTGCGCATTGATGATATG GCTGATGATGCCAGTGGCATACATTTTACAGCAGGAAATGGCAAGACGAGACCTGGTTCTTCACCCAGCTTGGTTAGTCTTAGTGGAACTTTGTCTCGCGTCAACACTGTAGCTTCAGCTCTTAAACGTTTCCTCAGCCGAGATGATAGCCGACCGGGTTCCGTTACACCCAACGATGAcacacaaaaatacaaattccCTGGCAGTGCAAGTTCAGCCAGTCTGGCACCCAATGCCAACAAACCGGCCGGCAGCATGCGTATTACAGATCAAGTGATCGAAGAAGTCGACGAACAGGCAACCATAACCTCGCATCGCGGCACAGATCATAATCGACCCAATGTGCGTGATATTTTCTATCAGGGAGGGCCCGATGGCCCCGGCCATTCTGAGCCCATGGACATTCcttcgaaaaataaaatctacaTGCGCACACAATCCTCGGGAGAGCCTCATCTATTTCCACCAGGCGGTGTGGAGGCTCTGTTAAGTACATCGGCGCCCACAGCAGATAGTCCCAGTATGGCCCGCACCGTCCCAAGTTCACCGGTGGGTGAAAGCTCAAAATCATTGCATGATCAATTGCAACGTGATCAAAGAGAACGCGGCAGCCGTGAAACAG TTGAGGATATGGAGATGAGGTCTACTACGGATCTGATTGCAGCAGCCGATGCTAATGAGGAAACCGATgactttgaaaaattaaaagccGAACGAGAAAAGGAACGGCACGAAAGGCAAAAGCAAAAATTAGCTCGTACTATAAGTACTGCTCCGGGAGGTACAGAAATTGTACCAGTTGTAGCTGCTGCCATAATACCACCACCACAAGCGGCAGCAGCAGCGCCAGTTGCACCCTCTACCCAGGCAACGACAGCAGCCAGTAATGCCGGCACACCAGTGTCGACAATGCCTCCAAGTAGTTCTGTCATCGATTTGATGTCGATTACTGAACCAGTTCAAAACTCAACGACGAATACCAATGAAGATGAAGAGAATCGCGAATGA
- the LOC106080373 gene encoding bestrophin-4 isoform X4 yields MTVTYTAEVATCRGFGCFLKLLLRWRGSIYKLVWLDLLAFLFLYYLLSLVYRYALNDQQRVTFEIIVQYCYNYSDLIPLSFVLGFYVSIVMTRWWNQYTSIPWPDPIAVFVSANIHGQDERGRMVRRTIMRYVCLCLTMVMTNISPRVKKRFPNLSNFVEAGLLNENEKDIIESMNKGFPRHSKHWLPIVWAASIVTRARKEGRIRDDFAVKTIIDELNKFRGQCGLLISYDTISVPLVYTQVVTLAVYSYFLCSVMGQQWTDNKVVANTNAPNKVDLYFPVFTTLQFFFYMGWLKVAESLINPFGEDDDDFEVNWMVDRNLQVSYLIVDEMHHEHPELLKDQYWDEVFPNELPYTIASERFREEHPEPSTAKIEVSKNAAMPTVMSSVRIDDMADDASGIHFTAGNGKTRPGSSPSLVSLSGTLSRVNTVASALKRFLSRDDSRPGSVTPNDDTQKYKFPGSASSASLAPNANKPAGSMRITDQVIEEVDEQATITSHRGTDHNRPNVRDIFYQGGPDGPGHSEPMDIPSKNKIYMRTQSSGEPHLFPPGGVEALLSTSAPTADSPSMARTVPSSPVGESSKSLHDQLQRDQRERGSRETDIMTCDKHFSIFPQAQLIGRNDGAVPQFRWFLSTGTKSLVFSNRKTTFLTVEDMEMRSTTDLIAAADANEETDDFEKLKAEREKERHERQKQKLARTISTAPGGTEIVPVVAAAIIPPPQAAAAAPVAPSTQATTAASNAGTPVSTMPPSSSVIDLMSITEPVQNSTTNTNEDEENRE; encoded by the exons GTGGCGTGGTAGTATTTATAAACTAGTATGGTTAGACCTGCTGGCCTTCCTTTTTCTCTATTACCTGCTAAGTTTAGTTTATCGATATGCACTAAATGACCAGCAAAGAGT GACATTCGAAATTATAGTACAGTATTGCTACAATTATAGTGATCTCATCCCATTGTCCTTTGTGTTGGGTTTCTATGTATCCATTGTCATGACAAGATGGTGGAATCAATACACAAGTATACCCTGGCCAGATCCCATTGCGGTGTTTGTCAGTGCCAATATACATGGACAGGATGAGCGAGGTCGTATGGTACGTCGTACCATAATGCGTTATGTTTGCCTTTGCCTAACCATGGTCATGACCAATATATCGCCTCGTGTAAAGAAGCGTTTTCCCAATTTATCGAATTTTGTGGAGGCTGGTCTTTTGAATGAGAACGAAAAGGATATTATCGAAAGCATGAATAAGGGATTCCCGCGGCACTCCAAGCATTGGTTGCCCATTGTGTGGGCCGCAAGTATAGTCACAAGGGCCCGCAAAGAGGGTCGTATACGAGATGATTTTGCTGTGAAGACCATCATAGATGAGTTGAATAAATTTCGTGGTCAGTGTGGTCTGCTGATATCCTATGATACCATAAGTGTTCCTTTGGTTTATACCCAAGTGGTTACCTTGGCGGTATACTCATATTTTTTGTGTTCCGTTATGGGCCAACAATGGACAGACAATAAAGTGGTGGCCAACACCAATGCTCCCAATAAGGTTGATTTATATTTCCCCGTATTTACCACGCTACAATTCTTTTTCTACATGGGATGGCTGAAAGTGGCCGAATCTTTGATAAATCCCTTTGgcgaggatgatgatgattttgag GTAAATTGGATGGTGGATCGTAATTTGCAAGTTTCCTATTTGATTGTTGATGAAATGCATCATGAACATCCGGAATTGCTTAAGGATCAATACTGGGATGAGGTGTTCCCCAATGAACTGCCCTATACCATAGCCTCAGAACGCTTCCGCGAAGAGCATCCCGAACCCTCAACAGCCAAAATTGAAGTCTCCAAGAATGCTGCCATGCCCACAGTTATGTCAAGTGTGCGCATTGATGATATG GCTGATGATGCCAGTGGCATACATTTTACAGCAGGAAATGGCAAGACGAGACCTGGTTCTTCACCCAGCTTGGTTAGTCTTAGTGGAACTTTGTCTCGCGTCAACACTGTAGCTTCAGCTCTTAAACGTTTCCTCAGCCGAGATGATAGCCGACCGGGTTCCGTTACACCCAACGATGAcacacaaaaatacaaattccCTGGCAGTGCAAGTTCAGCCAGTCTGGCACCCAATGCCAACAAACCGGCCGGCAGCATGCGTATTACAGATCAAGTGATCGAAGAAGTCGACGAACAGGCAACCATAACCTCGCATCGCGGCACAGATCATAATCGACCCAATGTGCGTGATATTTTCTATCAGGGAGGGCCCGATGGCCCCGGCCATTCTGAGCCCATGGACATTCcttcgaaaaataaaatctacaTGCGCACACAATCCTCGGGAGAGCCTCATCTATTTCCACCAGGCGGTGTGGAGGCTCTGTTAAGTACATCGGCGCCCACAGCAGATAGTCCCAGTATGGCCCGCACCGTCCCAAGTTCACCGGTGGGTGAAAGCTCAAAATCATTGCATGATCAATTGCAACGTGATCAAAGAGAACGCGGCAGCCGTGAAACAG ATATCATGACCTGCGATAAACACTTTTCAATATTTCCCCAAGCACAATTGATAGGACGTAACGATGGTGCTGTACCCCAGTTCAGGTGGTTTTTATCTACGG GTACGAAATCTCTTGTTTTCTCAAATAGGAAAACAACATTTCTAACAG TTGAGGATATGGAGATGAGGTCTACTACGGATCTGATTGCAGCAGCCGATGCTAATGAGGAAACCGATgactttgaaaaattaaaagccGAACGAGAAAAGGAACGGCACGAAAGGCAAAAGCAAAAATTAGCTCGTACTATAAGTACTGCTCCGGGAGGTACAGAAATTGTACCAGTTGTAGCTGCTGCCATAATACCACCACCACAAGCGGCAGCAGCAGCGCCAGTTGCACCCTCTACCCAGGCAACGACAGCAGCCAGTAATGCCGGCACACCAGTGTCGACAATGCCTCCAAGTAGTTCTGTCATCGATTTGATGTCGATTACTGAACCAGTTCAAAACTCAACGACGAATACCAATGAAGATGAAGAGAATCGCGAATGA
- the LOC106080373 gene encoding bestrophin-4 isoform X8 gives MTVTYTAEVATCRGFGCFLKLLLRWRGSIYKLVWLDLLAFLFLYYLLSLVYRYALNDQQRVTFEIIVQYCYNYSDLIPLSFVLGFYVSIVMTRWWNQYTSIPWPDPIAVFVSANIHGQDERGRMVRRTIMRYVCLCLTMVMTNISPRVKKRFPNLSNFVEAGLLNENEKDIIESMNKGFPRHSKHWLPIVWAASIVTRARKEGRIRDDFAVKTIIDELNKFRGQCGLLISYDTISVPLVYTQVVTLAVYSYFLCSVMGQQWTDNKVVANTNAPNKVDLYFPVFTTLQFFFYMGWLKVAESLINPFGEDDDDFEVNWMVDRNLQVSYLIVDEMHHEHPELLKDQYWDEVFPNELPYTIASERFREEHPEPSTAKIEVSKNAAMPTVMSSVRIDDMADDASGIHFTAGNGKTRPGSSPSLVSLSGTLSRVNTVASALKRFLSRDDSRPGSVTPNDDTQKYKFPGSASSASLAPNANKPAGSMRITDQVIEEVDEQATITSHRGTDHNRPNVRDIFYQGGPDGPGHSEPMDIPSKNKIYMRTQSSGEPHLFPPGGVEALLSTSAPTADSPSMARTVPSSPVGESSKSLHDQLQRDQRERGSRETDIMTCDKHFSIFPQAQLIGRNDGAVPQFRWFLSTVEDMEMRSTTDLIAAADANEETDDFEKLKAEREKERHERQKQKLARTISTAPGGTEIVPVVAAAIIPPPQAAAAAPVAPSTQATTAASNAGTPVSTMPPSSSVIDLMSITEPVQNSTTNTNEDEENRE, from the exons GTGGCGTGGTAGTATTTATAAACTAGTATGGTTAGACCTGCTGGCCTTCCTTTTTCTCTATTACCTGCTAAGTTTAGTTTATCGATATGCACTAAATGACCAGCAAAGAGT GACATTCGAAATTATAGTACAGTATTGCTACAATTATAGTGATCTCATCCCATTGTCCTTTGTGTTGGGTTTCTATGTATCCATTGTCATGACAAGATGGTGGAATCAATACACAAGTATACCCTGGCCAGATCCCATTGCGGTGTTTGTCAGTGCCAATATACATGGACAGGATGAGCGAGGTCGTATGGTACGTCGTACCATAATGCGTTATGTTTGCCTTTGCCTAACCATGGTCATGACCAATATATCGCCTCGTGTAAAGAAGCGTTTTCCCAATTTATCGAATTTTGTGGAGGCTGGTCTTTTGAATGAGAACGAAAAGGATATTATCGAAAGCATGAATAAGGGATTCCCGCGGCACTCCAAGCATTGGTTGCCCATTGTGTGGGCCGCAAGTATAGTCACAAGGGCCCGCAAAGAGGGTCGTATACGAGATGATTTTGCTGTGAAGACCATCATAGATGAGTTGAATAAATTTCGTGGTCAGTGTGGTCTGCTGATATCCTATGATACCATAAGTGTTCCTTTGGTTTATACCCAAGTGGTTACCTTGGCGGTATACTCATATTTTTTGTGTTCCGTTATGGGCCAACAATGGACAGACAATAAAGTGGTGGCCAACACCAATGCTCCCAATAAGGTTGATTTATATTTCCCCGTATTTACCACGCTACAATTCTTTTTCTACATGGGATGGCTGAAAGTGGCCGAATCTTTGATAAATCCCTTTGgcgaggatgatgatgattttgag GTAAATTGGATGGTGGATCGTAATTTGCAAGTTTCCTATTTGATTGTTGATGAAATGCATCATGAACATCCGGAATTGCTTAAGGATCAATACTGGGATGAGGTGTTCCCCAATGAACTGCCCTATACCATAGCCTCAGAACGCTTCCGCGAAGAGCATCCCGAACCCTCAACAGCCAAAATTGAAGTCTCCAAGAATGCTGCCATGCCCACAGTTATGTCAAGTGTGCGCATTGATGATATG GCTGATGATGCCAGTGGCATACATTTTACAGCAGGAAATGGCAAGACGAGACCTGGTTCTTCACCCAGCTTGGTTAGTCTTAGTGGAACTTTGTCTCGCGTCAACACTGTAGCTTCAGCTCTTAAACGTTTCCTCAGCCGAGATGATAGCCGACCGGGTTCCGTTACACCCAACGATGAcacacaaaaatacaaattccCTGGCAGTGCAAGTTCAGCCAGTCTGGCACCCAATGCCAACAAACCGGCCGGCAGCATGCGTATTACAGATCAAGTGATCGAAGAAGTCGACGAACAGGCAACCATAACCTCGCATCGCGGCACAGATCATAATCGACCCAATGTGCGTGATATTTTCTATCAGGGAGGGCCCGATGGCCCCGGCCATTCTGAGCCCATGGACATTCcttcgaaaaataaaatctacaTGCGCACACAATCCTCGGGAGAGCCTCATCTATTTCCACCAGGCGGTGTGGAGGCTCTGTTAAGTACATCGGCGCCCACAGCAGATAGTCCCAGTATGGCCCGCACCGTCCCAAGTTCACCGGTGGGTGAAAGCTCAAAATCATTGCATGATCAATTGCAACGTGATCAAAGAGAACGCGGCAGCCGTGAAACAG ATATCATGACCTGCGATAAACACTTTTCAATATTTCCCCAAGCACAATTGATAGGACGTAACGATGGTGCTGTACCCCAGTTCAGGTGGTTTTTATCTACGG TTGAGGATATGGAGATGAGGTCTACTACGGATCTGATTGCAGCAGCCGATGCTAATGAGGAAACCGATgactttgaaaaattaaaagccGAACGAGAAAAGGAACGGCACGAAAGGCAAAAGCAAAAATTAGCTCGTACTATAAGTACTGCTCCGGGAGGTACAGAAATTGTACCAGTTGTAGCTGCTGCCATAATACCACCACCACAAGCGGCAGCAGCAGCGCCAGTTGCACCCTCTACCCAGGCAACGACAGCAGCCAGTAATGCCGGCACACCAGTGTCGACAATGCCTCCAAGTAGTTCTGTCATCGATTTGATGTCGATTACTGAACCAGTTCAAAACTCAACGACGAATACCAATGAAGATGAAGAGAATCGCGAATGA
- the LOC106080373 gene encoding bestrophin homolog 1 isoform X1, producing the protein MTVTYTAEVATCRGFGCFLKLLLRWRGSIYKLVWLDLLAFLFLYYLLSLVYRYALNDQQRVTFEIIVQYCYNYSDLIPLSFVLGFYVSIVMTRWWNQYTSIPWPDPIAVFVSANIHGQDERGRMVRRTIMRYVCLCLTMVMTNISPRVKKRFPNLSNFVEAGLLNENEKDIIESMNKGFPRHSKHWLPIVWAASIVTRARKEGRIRDDFAVKTIIDELNKFRGQCGLLISYDTISVPLVYTQVVTLAVYSYFLCSVMGQQWTDNKVVANTNAPNKVDLYFPVFTTLQFFFYMGWLKVAESLINPFGEDDDDFEVNWMVDRNLQVSYLIVDEMHHEHPELLKDQYWDEVFPNELPYTIASERFREEHPEPSTAKIEVSKNAAMPTVMSSVRIDDMVGNQINSNSGSPTVQAVSYKFPDQEEEADDASGIHFTAGNGKTRPGSSPSLVSLSGTLSRVNTVASALKRFLSRDDSRPGSVTPNDDTQKYKFPGSASSASLAPNANKPAGSMRITDQVIEEVDEQATITSHRGTDHNRPNVRDIFYQGGPDGPGHSEPMDIPSKNKIYMRTQSSGEPHLFPPGGVEALLSTSAPTADSPSMARTVPSSPVGESSKSLHDQLQRDQRERGSRETDIMTCDKHFSIFPQAQLIGRNDGAVPQFRWFLSTGTKSLVFSNRKTTFLTVEDMEMRSTTDLIAAADANEETDDFEKLKAEREKERHERQKQKLARTISTAPGGTEIVPVVAAAIIPPPQAAAAAPVAPSTQATTAASNAGTPVSTMPPSSSVIDLMSITEPVQNSTTNTNEDEENRE; encoded by the exons GTGGCGTGGTAGTATTTATAAACTAGTATGGTTAGACCTGCTGGCCTTCCTTTTTCTCTATTACCTGCTAAGTTTAGTTTATCGATATGCACTAAATGACCAGCAAAGAGT GACATTCGAAATTATAGTACAGTATTGCTACAATTATAGTGATCTCATCCCATTGTCCTTTGTGTTGGGTTTCTATGTATCCATTGTCATGACAAGATGGTGGAATCAATACACAAGTATACCCTGGCCAGATCCCATTGCGGTGTTTGTCAGTGCCAATATACATGGACAGGATGAGCGAGGTCGTATGGTACGTCGTACCATAATGCGTTATGTTTGCCTTTGCCTAACCATGGTCATGACCAATATATCGCCTCGTGTAAAGAAGCGTTTTCCCAATTTATCGAATTTTGTGGAGGCTGGTCTTTTGAATGAGAACGAAAAGGATATTATCGAAAGCATGAATAAGGGATTCCCGCGGCACTCCAAGCATTGGTTGCCCATTGTGTGGGCCGCAAGTATAGTCACAAGGGCCCGCAAAGAGGGTCGTATACGAGATGATTTTGCTGTGAAGACCATCATAGATGAGTTGAATAAATTTCGTGGTCAGTGTGGTCTGCTGATATCCTATGATACCATAAGTGTTCCTTTGGTTTATACCCAAGTGGTTACCTTGGCGGTATACTCATATTTTTTGTGTTCCGTTATGGGCCAACAATGGACAGACAATAAAGTGGTGGCCAACACCAATGCTCCCAATAAGGTTGATTTATATTTCCCCGTATTTACCACGCTACAATTCTTTTTCTACATGGGATGGCTGAAAGTGGCCGAATCTTTGATAAATCCCTTTGgcgaggatgatgatgattttgag GTAAATTGGATGGTGGATCGTAATTTGCAAGTTTCCTATTTGATTGTTGATGAAATGCATCATGAACATCCGGAATTGCTTAAGGATCAATACTGGGATGAGGTGTTCCCCAATGAACTGCCCTATACCATAGCCTCAGAACGCTTCCGCGAAGAGCATCCCGAACCCTCAACAGCCAAAATTGAAGTCTCCAAGAATGCTGCCATGCCCACAGTTATGTCAAGTGTGCGCATTGATGATATGGTTGGTAATCAAATAAATTCGAATTCTGGTTCCCCAACTGTGCAGGCAGTTAGCTATAAATTCCCCGATCAAGAAGAGGAG GCTGATGATGCCAGTGGCATACATTTTACAGCAGGAAATGGCAAGACGAGACCTGGTTCTTCACCCAGCTTGGTTAGTCTTAGTGGAACTTTGTCTCGCGTCAACACTGTAGCTTCAGCTCTTAAACGTTTCCTCAGCCGAGATGATAGCCGACCGGGTTCCGTTACACCCAACGATGAcacacaaaaatacaaattccCTGGCAGTGCAAGTTCAGCCAGTCTGGCACCCAATGCCAACAAACCGGCCGGCAGCATGCGTATTACAGATCAAGTGATCGAAGAAGTCGACGAACAGGCAACCATAACCTCGCATCGCGGCACAGATCATAATCGACCCAATGTGCGTGATATTTTCTATCAGGGAGGGCCCGATGGCCCCGGCCATTCTGAGCCCATGGACATTCcttcgaaaaataaaatctacaTGCGCACACAATCCTCGGGAGAGCCTCATCTATTTCCACCAGGCGGTGTGGAGGCTCTGTTAAGTACATCGGCGCCCACAGCAGATAGTCCCAGTATGGCCCGCACCGTCCCAAGTTCACCGGTGGGTGAAAGCTCAAAATCATTGCATGATCAATTGCAACGTGATCAAAGAGAACGCGGCAGCCGTGAAACAG ATATCATGACCTGCGATAAACACTTTTCAATATTTCCCCAAGCACAATTGATAGGACGTAACGATGGTGCTGTACCCCAGTTCAGGTGGTTTTTATCTACGG GTACGAAATCTCTTGTTTTCTCAAATAGGAAAACAACATTTCTAACAG TTGAGGATATGGAGATGAGGTCTACTACGGATCTGATTGCAGCAGCCGATGCTAATGAGGAAACCGATgactttgaaaaattaaaagccGAACGAGAAAAGGAACGGCACGAAAGGCAAAAGCAAAAATTAGCTCGTACTATAAGTACTGCTCCGGGAGGTACAGAAATTGTACCAGTTGTAGCTGCTGCCATAATACCACCACCACAAGCGGCAGCAGCAGCGCCAGTTGCACCCTCTACCCAGGCAACGACAGCAGCCAGTAATGCCGGCACACCAGTGTCGACAATGCCTCCAAGTAGTTCTGTCATCGATTTGATGTCGATTACTGAACCAGTTCAAAACTCAACGACGAATACCAATGAAGATGAAGAGAATCGCGAATGA